The nucleotide sequence CTCAAACCCCATTAGTTAGAATGATTCTAGGAGTACTTAATACCAAAGATATGCTGGTCATTCCCAATTGtttttgaattttctattcttttaTAACTACTTGCTTTATATATGTCACATCCACACCTTGTCCCATCCAGTTATTCATTTCTAATTTTCTCCAAGATTTGGCAGCCACCTAAGTATGTTCTCATCCAGTTTTTGCCAACTTTGTTTCTGTTGATTTATGATTGTGCCGTATACTAGGATTTCTTTTGGCTAAGTTACAATTTATATATGCCTAGAGATATACTGGAAATCATATTCAGGTAAGCAGGATATTCCTGCTGCTAGTCACTTAAACTGATTGAAGAATTTTACTGGAAGCATTTGTATAAAATTTAAGAGAGAACTGTCAATGCTCTATAGTTGGAGAAAGTGTGGGTTACTTTAACTTTTAGAATGGACAGTTGATAAGAATCGATTAAATCCACAAGTGGAAGGAAGAGTGAACTGTTTACAAAGCCATGCCATGTTGATGGAGGCATCTTTCTGTTAAATACTTTGGTTATCTTAAGTCTGAAGCTAGAACTGCTTTTTTACTTACAGGAAGACTATGTTTGGTTCTGAACCTTGCCTGGATTTTGTCTTGTATATTAGGATATTCTCAGTTTTAGCTTTCTTACTCCAAATTTTCGGACCAATTCAGTCTTTGGTTATTTCTTTCAGCAAGAAATGTATAATAATGGTGATATTTTACTTCGAGGAGAGCTGATTGATCCATCTAGTGGGCATCTCTATCAGATGCTGAGAAGAGCAGGACAGCTAATTGGTGGATTTAGACGATCACCTAAAATAGGTGATTTTGAAGAGCATCTCATCCTTAAACCGCTACTTCAGGCAAGTTCCAAATCATAATTCCATGACatattttaattcatgtgatatgTTTCCCTGATCCGTAAATTCTGTCCTGAAATCAGGAGAGTGCTTCTAATGTCATAAAAAATCTTGCTGAGAACCATTGGACttccacttgtgttatcacaatgAACAAGTTTCAGAGCATCTGCAAAAGATCAGGTGAAGCTTCTACAGTCTTAAGTTATCTATGTGGATGCGGAAAAGCACAATACCTATCAATCAGAAAGGAAGACATTATTGAGGTAAGCTGATCTGGCTATTATTTAGGTGGACACATTCTGTGATGGTTGACTCTATGATATCATGTCATATCACTTTTAATGTTCCTAGAACTGTACTATGCTACTTATCAAATTTCATGTTAATTTTACAGTTATATTTAGTATATGTACTTCGGTTGATGTCTTTAGGGTGTGAAAGTGTCCCTGGTGTCATCATCTTTAACAAGAATCTCAAGCCTGGACAATGATGTTCTGCATCTAGTTTGGACGACAGAAAAACTGCAGCAGCAACTCAATGTGATTGACAACCGTTGGAAGCTGTAATTATTCTCTGCCTCTAGCTGTTTTAATCAAGATATTTAATAGAATATCtttcaatagcttcaatcatttccttaaaactgtctaaacgagttgtactaaggggaagaccaacctgatagaagaagcgaggaatgtgttgaattgttcttcctcttatttctatatcacaagcatcacttgtatttgtttgtctaaattttgagcctcctgcttgccctagTTGCTTCTGTGATCCTTGAAACTTATATAGATCTATCAGTCCTTTTTTACCATTCTTAATACCtataatttcttttccttttttgtcgtatacttttttcccacttgggttaatactcatagaataatcttctttttcatccctaagatgttcaacattgtcttctagtaaattcccgtaagattcattcttttgcgtcttcttttcattcatataactcagcaacaCTTCTTTTACCTCAAGTGGACACTTTTCGCAAGCtgatgcattcttgaaatttcctactagatgttgttttgcacgaaaaataccactttagtagtcttatcgtaaaacatgtaagtcactgcattaggatcttttggatcctttagataattatacttcTTCGATGCAGGATCCATTTTTTATGCCATTGGAGATTCTATTgagttgctttgtacacttgccatttatcctgaaacctaacaataatttcaaataaataaaaattaatagtattaaaattaaaataatatattattaatctaataaataataatattgttactagtatacagttaactgtataatgtatactgttaacagtatcctatcgaaagagaagagaagagtgtaagggaagaccgagggtgctgattgagaaaagcgggagcggcagcggcaagcGACAACAGTGGCAGCGATagcagcgggagcgacgacagtggcaatgACAGCGGTAGCAGGGAGCAGCAGCAACGATAGtggcagcagcgagcagcgacagtggcagcagcgagcagcgagcagcgggagcgggagtagagaaagtggcaacggtagcagcgagtAGCGGCAGTGGgaacgacgacagtggcagcgggagcggcgatagcGGCAGCGACAACGTGAACggagagcagggttagggttggggaaatcatgctgatatcgatgctttagttggttcgattgaaccaactaaagcaccggagactgaAGCAGACCTAAAGCGCGGGTTCGGTtgcttggtttaacccaggcgctcacccgaagcgcccagcgcctgggctcgagtgagcgctcaagcggtgcctctttgaaacgtgtcgcctggaaatgaagcgaggcgctcgggcctcgcctcgcctcgcccgagtgcataggcgagcgcctattgaaatcactggaaaTAAGAAtactatttatataattttttttggccTTTTGTTGTTAAAGAGTTAGGGGGTTACAGTTGAGGAACATGAGTCACAAAGTGCAAGTACTTTTTTATGAACAAAAAGGCATTTGTGGTTTTGAGTTCTCAAGCAAAATGACACAAAACAAGAGCAATACCAAAGAGGCCCTAAATTTACTTTTCAACCATTCAGAAAACTCTATACAGATCTTCACATTTGGATTGATGTGAATATATCCATCTTTACCATCTTTTGACCAGCATAGTAACCTGTACAAGATGATTGTATCATTAGATTTTATGTGCTTCTGCAGTTCTCGGAAAATGGCATTGACCTCCTTTAAGCTGGGGAATAAACAAGCTGCATTCAGATGCATACGGCAGTCCAAGATGTTGTCAGAAAGCAGGTCAAAGTACACATTGCTTTTGGACCGGGTGGAAAAGGTTCTCAGTAACATTGCTAATGCCGAATCTACAAAGAAGGTAGCTTACAATAGAAATGTGATTGATAATAGATCTTATCTCATAGTACTTGGGGTAAGTAGCACCCATGCATCTTGAACTCTGAGCTCTATTTGCTTAATATCAGGTTTATGAAGCCATCCAAATAGGCGTTCGAGCGATGAAGGAGTACGAGATCAGCATGGATGAAGTTAAAGACCACCTGGACGAGCTTGACAAACATGTTCAAGCACAAAAGGAAGTCGATGAATCCTTAGGTAACTTCTCACCACATCTATTGTCTGAGCTACTTCATGCATTTGTGCCAATGCAATGTGATCTGCTGGAAGAAACAATAGGCCAAATGATGCCAGCCGGTACTGCAATTGTGTGCTACAAGAAGCAGCAAAGTTAAAAAAGTTCAAAAAGTACTCTACTTTGAAAGGATCATGGTGGCATATATAATCTGAATGCATTGCCCCATACAGAGAGTTACATTCCCGCTCCAGATATGCTATGAGTTTGATCGAGTAGCTTCTGATAGCAGCCAAAAATAGTTGCATGTGATTGATCCATTGCATACGTACCGAATTCTAACTGAATCATTTTGGTTTGCTTATTTGGTAATAATGTTTCCTTACAGAATCAATGCCCTTACAAGCATTGGATGTGGAGGAAGAAGACATCGAAGAAGAGTTCAAGAAGCTAGAACTCGAACTTTCTGGCGAGACGCATCATCCTCGGCTCCAGGAACCACTGGCTCCAGATGTGAAGGCAGCAACAAGCCCACAAGCGGCCGCCCAAACCTTGAGCCAGACCTTGTCTAAGCTCAACCTAGAGGCTGCTTAGTTCATGTGGCATCAGCTGTGTTCATGGCGCTCTTTCCATGTTTTCGAAAGAACAGCAGCACATGATTTTGAGGGtgagatatgtatatataaacatactGTTCAATCGATCATTTGATTCTTCAGTTCAATAtctaagtataaaaattataatatattattattatgtaaaaaaatttaatgttataatctaaaaccaaataacattagatttaaatttatgatgtgtaattttaatattatttagaaaATTTTTATCTTATTTATGAGTATATCATCGTCGGATCTAAAAGCTATAGTAATGTCGATATATAAggaaaattagatttttttttctttctttttttttcacagGATTATTATGAACGATAGATTTAAGAATAAAGAGGATATGTGagataattaataattttttattaattgatttacttGATTAAAGAGAAATAAGAGAAGAGATGTAATTTCTCACGTATTCATATATTCGTGAATTCGTGTATTGTGTGTATAGTCTAAAtaaagttttatttatttataaacgaGAGTAAAAGGTCTAAAATATGTAATTAGGACTCTTAGGAGAGTCCTTCGTATCAAAGTTATTTTCTAAGGAATTTTATCATAATCAGacttttttttattgatcgataataataatttaatcatatctaattttatcaaattagataggatacataatataatattcatCCAGACCCATTAATTAGTTAGATATGAAAGgttcaaaatctaaaataaataaaagaaaatttatttaaacattattttattcaatttgattttgaattttgaaaattaattatatgcatgcgaatataaaaaaatattaataagttaAATATATAGAATAATGCTATATTAAGTCTAATTAGCAAAGTGAGTTACAATTGTATATCGTTAATGCCATATTTTTTTCTATGTATCACAATAATATTAGtacttcctaatatagtccaaaatAATCCATGTAATTTATTTTGTTAAgataataatatttaatcataatatataaataaataaacggATACATGATAGAAAAATAAATCACCTTAAGTACATAAATAAGAATATCAAATATAAAATACATATAAaaatacatcattatatttttaatgagttgctcataaacataatcataagaaaatattattaCAAACGTTTTAGGCTATAACTCaaaattaatagattaataaataatataatgaaactcaaattattgatttatattagttgtttctatacttttttctttaaaaataaagTAATTATAattgatagagaaaaaaaataatgtgATAAGTAACAAAATATATTCAACGACTTAATAATTGAGTATGATAACATAATGTCATGAGATCGAATGTTACAATTATAAAGCTCGATTAATAGCatcaaatcatcaacaaaattagCTTCTACTAAGAataacataataatatattattataatatatatatatatatatatacatatatatacatatatatatatatatatacacatatataaacatatatgtatacatatatatatatatatacatatataaatatatgtataaatatatgtgtatatatgtataaatatatatgtatataaatatgtgtatatatatatatgtgtatatatgtatatatgtatatatatatgtatatatgtatatatatatatacacatattatatatatatatatatatatatatatatatatacaaatatatatatacatatacatatatatatatatatacatatatatatattcatataaataaataaataaatatatatatatatatatatatatacatatatatatatatacatatatatatatatatacatgtatatatatacatatatacatatatacatacatacatatatatatatatacatatatacatatatatatatatatacatatatacatacatacatacatatatatatatatatatatatatatttatttatttatttatatatatgaatagatacatatgtatacatatatacatatatttatatatatacatacaaaaatgtatacatatatatatatacatatatgtatagatatatacatttatatatacatatatgtatatatgtaaatatatatatatatatacatatatatacatatatatacatatatgtacatatatttatatagatacatatatatatatatacatatatatatatatacatatatatatgtatatatatatatatatgtatacatatatatatatgtatatatatatatatatacatatatatatatatatatatatatatatatatatatatatatgtatatatatatatatacatatatatatagatacatatgtatatatgtatacatatatatatatgtatatatatatatacatatatatatatgtatatatatatgtatatatatatatatatacatatatatatatgtatatatatatatacatatatatatatatgtatatatatatatatacatatatatatatgtatatatatatatacatatatatatatgtatatatatatatacatatatatatatgtatacatatatatatatatatacatatatatatatatatgtatatatatatatacatatatatatatgtatatatatatatatatacatatatatatacatatatatatgtatatatatatacatatgtatatatatatacatatatatatatatatgtatatatatataaatatatatatatatatatatatgtatatatatatatatgtatatatatatatatgtatatatatatgtatatatatatatgtatatatatatatatgtatatatatatgtatatatatacatacatatatatatgtatatatatacatatatatatatatatatacatatatatatatatatatatatgtatatatatacatatatatatatgtatatatatacatatatatatatatacatatatatatatacatatatatatatatacatatatatatatacatatatatatacatatatatatatacatatatatatatatacatatatatatatatgtatatatatatacatatatatatatacatatatatatatatatatacatatatatatacatatatatatatatatatatacatatatatatatatacatatatgtatatatatatacatatatatatatatacatatatgtatatatatatatatatatacatttatatatacatatatatatatatatacatatatatatacatatatatatatatacatatatacatacatatatatatatatatacatatatatatatatatacatatatatatatatacatatatatatatatatacatatatatatatatacatatatatatatatacatatatatatatatatatatacatatatatatatatatatatatatatatatatatatatatatatacatatatatatatatacatatatatatatatacacacatatttatatatatatacatatatatatatatgtatacatatatatatatatatatgtatacatatatatatgtatacatatatatatgtatatatgtatacatatatatatatatacatacatatatatatacatacatacatatatatatatatatatacatacatatatatatacatatatatatatatatatatatatatatacatatatatatatatacatatatatatacatatatatatgtatatatatatatatacatatatatatatatatgtatatatatatatatatatatgtatgtatatatatatgtatatatatatatatatatgtatatatatatatatatgtatatatatatatatatatacatatatatacatatatatatatatatacatatatatatgtatacatatatatatgtatatataaatatatgtatatatatatatatatacatatatttatatatacatatatatatgtatacatatatatatgtatacatatatatatgtatatatatatacatgtatatatatatatatatatatatatatatgtatacatatatacatacatgtatatatatatatatatatatatatatatatatatatatatgtatacatatatacatacatgtatatataaatatatatatatatatatatatatatatatatatatatatatatatatatatatatatatatatatatatatatatatatatatatatatatatatatatatatatatatatatatatatatatatatatgtgtgtgtgtgtgtgtgtgtgtgtgtgtgtgtgtgggtatatatatatatgtgtatgtatatatatgtatatatatgtgtatgtttatatatatgtatatatatatttgtatatatatatatatgtatatatatatatatgtatatatatatatgtatatatatatatgtatatatatatatatatgtatatatatatatgtatatatatatatgtatgtatatatatatatgtatatatatatatatatatatatatatatatatatatatatatatatacacacacacacatatatatatatatatatatatatatatatatatatatatatatctgtgtgtgtatacatatatatatatatatatatgtatatatatatatatatatatatatatatgtgtgtgtgtatacatatatatatatatatatatatatatatatatatatatatacatatatatatatatatatatgtgtatatatatatatatgtgtatatgtatatatatatatgtatatatatatgtatatatatatatatacatatacatatatatatatgtatatatatatgtttatacatatatatatatatacatatatatatatatatatatacatatatatatatatatacatatatatatatatacatatatatatatatatatatatatacatatatatatatatacatatatatatatatatacatatgtatatatatatatatatgtatatatatatatatatgtatatatatatatatatatgtatatatatatatatatatgtatatatatatatatatatatatgtatacacacacatatatatgtatatatatacatatatatatatatatatatatatatacatatatatatatatacatatatatatatatatatatatatatatatatatatatatgtatatatatatatatatatatatatatatgtatacacacatatatatatatatatgtatatatatatatatgtatatatatatatatatacatatatatatatatatatatatatatatatatgtatatatatatacatatatatatatatatatatatatatatatacacacacatatatatatatatatatatatatatatatatgtatatatatatatatatatatatatatatatgtatatatatatatatatatatatatatatatatatatatatatatatatatatatatgtatacacacatatatatatatatatatatatat is from Musa acuminata AAA Group cultivar baxijiao chromosome BXJ3-8, Cavendish_Baxijiao_AAA, whole genome shotgun sequence and encodes:
- the LOC135644565 gene encoding uncharacterized protein LOC135644565, which translates into the protein MGSSPPPSSSSSAVEEIVRREVLDWDDEVAATARFKAFSGQRSDWEPRFVFWRDLILKVARHLGVCTVRSSEVKNIWFSRGGLTPLCLDRVLQEMYNNGDILLRGELIDPSSGHLYQMLRRAGQLIGGFRRSPKIGDFEEHLILKPLLQESASNVIKNLAENHWTSTCVITMNKFQSICKRSGEASTVLSYLCGCGKAQYLSIRKEDIIEGVKVSLVSSSLTRISSLDNDVLHLVWTTEKLQQQLNVIDNRWKLSRKMALTSFKLGNKQAAFRCIRQSKMLSESRSKYTLLLDRVEKVLSNIANAESTKKVYEAIQIGVRAMKEYEISMDEVKDHLDELDKHVQAQKEVDESLESMPLQALDVEEEDIEEEFKKLELELSGETHHPRLQEPLAPDVKAATSPQAAAQTLSQTLSKLNLEAA